One Spea bombifrons isolate aSpeBom1 chromosome 1, aSpeBom1.2.pri, whole genome shotgun sequence DNA window includes the following coding sequences:
- the GPN3 gene encoding GPN-loop GTPase 3, whose amino-acid sequence MPRYAQLVMGPAGSGKSTYCSTMVQHCEALNRSVQVVNLDPAAEYFDYPVMADIRELIEVDDVMEDTTLRFGPNGGLVYCMEYFANNFDWLESCLGHTEDDYILFDCPGQIELYTHLPVMKYLVEQLQQWEFRVCGVFLVDSQFMVESFKFISGVMAALSAMISLEIPQCNIMTKMDLLNKKAKKQIEKYLDPDMYSMIEDSSSRLRSKKFKKLTKAICGLIDDYSMVRFLPFDRSDEEGINIVLQHIDFAIQYGEDLEFKEPRETEQDTSPNFDEFFQDRADEEE is encoded by the exons ATGCCTCGCTACGCGCAGCTTGTAATGGGTCCCGCTGGCAGTGGGAAG AGCACGTATTGTTCCACCATGGTCCAGCACTGTGAGGCTCTGAATAGATCTGTCCAGGTGGTTAATCTGGACCCTGCAGCTGAGTATTTTGACTACCCTGTAATGGCTG ATATCAGGGAGCTTATTGAAGTTGACGACGTGATGGAAGATACTACATTGAGGTTTGGGCCAAACGGAGGATTGGTGTACTGTATGGAGTATTTTGCCAATAACTTTGACTGGCTGGAGAGCTGTTTGGGTCACACAGAAGATGATTACATCCTGTTTGATTGCCCAG GTCAGATTGAACTGTATACTCATCTCCCAGTCATGAAGTACCTGGTGGAGCAGCTTCAGCAGTGGGAATTCAGAGTGTGTGGAGTTTTCCTTGTAGATTCTCAATTCATGGTCGAATCCTTTAAG ttTATTTCCGGAGTTATGGCTGCACTCAGTGCTATGATCTCCCTGGAGATTCCACAATGTAACATCATGACCAAGATGGATTTGTTAAACAAGAAAGCTAAAAAACAAATTGAGAA GTATTTAGATCCAGACATGTATTCCATGATTGAAGATTCCTCTAGCCGGCTGAGAAGCAAGAAGTTTAAAAAACTGACAAAAGCCATTTGTGGATTG ATTGATGATTACAGCATGGTTCGATTCCTACCTTTTGACCGATCTGATGAAGAAGGTATAAACATTGTGCTACAGCATATAGATTTTGCAATCCAGTACGGAGAGGACCTGGAGTTTAAGGAGCCCAGG GAAACCGAGCAGGACACATCTCCAAACTTTGATGAATTCTTCCAAGACCGAGCAGATGAGGAGGAATAA
- the ARPC3 gene encoding actin-related protein 2/3 complex subunit 3, whose product MPAYHSTLMEPDTKLIGNMAMLPIRTQFKGPAPRETKDTDIIDEAIYYFKANVFFKNYEIKNEADRTLIYITLYISECLKKLQKCNSKGQGEKEMYTLGITNFPIPGEPGFPLNAMYVKPSNKQEDEVMRAYLQQLRQETGLRLCEKVFDPQTDKPSKWWTCFVKKQFMNKSLSGPGQ is encoded by the exons ATGCCG GCCTACCATTCCACCCTAATGGAACCTGACACCAAACTAATTGGTAACATGGCAATGCTGCCAATAAGAACCCAGTTTAAAGGACCAGCCCCAAGAGAAA CCAAAGATACAGATATTATCGATGAAGCCATTTATTACTTCAAGGCTAAcgtcttttttaaaaattatgaaATCAAG AATGAAGCTGACCGTACATTAATATACATCACTCTCTATATTTCTGAGTGTCTAAAAAAGTTGCAGAAG TGTAACTCCAAAGGACAGGGGGAAAAGGAAATGTACACATTGGGAATTACAAATTTCCCCATCCCGGGAGAACCCGGATTCCCTCTCAATGCCATGTATGTGAAACCTTCCAACAAACAGGAAGACG AGGTGATGAGAGCCTATTTACAACAGCTGAGGCAAGAAACTGGATTGAGACTTTGTGAAAAAGTGTTTGACCCTCAGACAGACAAACCAAGCAAG TGGTGGACATGCTTTGTGAAGAAGCAGTTTATGAACAAGTCCCTCTCCGGCCCAGGACAATAA
- the VPS29 gene encoding vacuolar protein sorting-associated protein 29 codes for MLVLVLGDLHIPHRCNSLPAKFKKLLVPGKIQHILCTGNLCTKESYDYLKTLAGDVHIVRGDFDENLNYPEQKVVTVGQFKIGLIHGHQVIPWGDMASLALLQRQLDVDILISGHTQKFEAFEHENKFYINPGSATGAYNALENNIIPSFVLMDIQASTVVTYVYQLIGDDVKVERIEYKKS; via the exons ATG TTGGTCTTGGTGTTAGGAGATCTGCACATTCCACATCGCTGCAACAGCCTGCCAGCAAAATTCAAGAAGCTGCTGGTGCCTGGAAAGATCCAGCATATCCTGTGCACCGGGAACCTCTGCACCAAGGAGAGCTACGACTACCTCAAGACTCTGGCTGGGGATGTTCACATTGTCAGAGGAGACTTTGATGAG aACTTGAATTATCCTGAACAGAAGGTTGTGACTGTTGGTCAGTTTAAGATTGGCTTGATCCATGGCCACCAAGTCATTCCATGGGGAGATATGGCTAGCCTGGCGCTATTACAGCGGCAGCTGGATGTAGATATTCTGATTTCAGGACATACACAAAAGTTTGAGGCATTCGAACACGAAAACAAATTCTACATTAATCCTGGATCTGCCACAGGAGCCTACAACGCATTAGAAAA TAACATCATTCCTTCTTTTGTACTGATGGACATACAAGCATCAACGGTCGTCACCTATGTATACCAATTAATTGGTGATGATGTCAAAGTAGAAAGAATTGAGTACAAGAAATCCTAA
- the LOC128503022 gene encoding ubiquitin-conjugating enzyme E2 G1-like: MSEQAVLLLRKQLAELNKNPVEGFSAGLIDDNDIYKWEVLLIGPQDTLFEGGFFKVHLTFPNDYPLRPPKMKFVTEIWHPNVAKNGDVCISILHEPGEDKFGYEKPEERWLPIHTVETIMISVISMLADPNSDSPANVDAAKEWREDPNGEFKRKVARCVRKSQEMAFE; the protein is encoded by the exons ATGTCAGAACAAGCGGTCCTCCTTCTCAGGAAACAATTAGCAG AACTGAACAAGAACCCTGTGGAAGGATTTTCTGCTGGACTGATTGATGACAACGATATCTACAAATGGGAAGTGTTGCTTATTGGCCCTCAGGATACGTTGTT CGAGGGTGGCTTTTTCAAAGTACACCTAACATTCCCAAATGACTATCCTCTGAGACCTCCAAAAATGAAGTTTGTTACAGAAATATGGCATCCAAATG TTGCAAAGAATGGTGATGTTTGCATCTCAATTCTTCATGAGCCTGGTGAGGACAAGTTTGGCTATGAGAAACCAGAGGAGCGTTGGCTGCCAATTCACACAGTAGAGACCATCatgatcagtgttatttctATGTTGGCTGACCCAAACAGCGATTCTCCAGCCAATGTTGATGCTGCA AAAGAATGGAGGGAAGATCCAAATGGTGAATTCAAGAGAAAAGTTGCTCGCTGTGTCAGGAAAAGTCAGGAGATGGCATTTGAATGA
- the ANAPC7 gene encoding anaphase-promoting complex subunit 7, with protein sequence MNVIDHVRDMAAAGLHSNVRLLSSLLLTMSNNNPEMFSPSQKYQLLVYHADSLFHDKEYRNAVSKYTMALQQKKTLTKTSKVRPSTGNTATTPQNQSLPSEIEVKYKMAECYTMLKQDKDAIAILDGIPSRQRTPKINMMLANLYKKSGQERSAVTSYKEVLRQCPLALDAILGLLSLSVKGAEVASMTLNVIQSIPNLDWLSAWIKAYAFVHTGDNTRAINTICSLEKKSLLRDNVDLLGSLADLYFRVGDNKNAILKFEQAQMLDPYLIKGMDIYGYLLAREGRLEDVENLGCRLFNISDQHAEPWVVSGCHSFYTKRHSRALYLGAKAIQLNSNSVQALLLKGAALRNMGRVQEAIIHFREAIRLAPCRLDCCEGLIECYLASNSVREAMVMANNVYKTLGANAQTLTLLATVCLEDPVTQEKAKTLLDKALLQRPDYIKAVVKKAELLSREQKHEEGIALLRNTLANQSDCVLHRMLGDFLVAVNEFQEAMDQYSIALSLDPNDQKSLEGMQKMEKEESPTDATQEEDVDDMEGSGEDGDLEGSDSEAAQWADQEQWFGMQ encoded by the exons ATGAATGTAATCGATCATGTGCGGGATATGGCTGCTGCTGGCCTGCATTCTAACGTTAGGCTGCTGAGCAGTTTGCTGCTGACCATGAGCAACAACAACCC gGAAATGTTTTCACCGTCGCAGAAGTACCAGTTGCTTGTCTATCATGCTGATTCACTTTTTCACGACAAGGAATACAGAAATGCTGTCAGCAAATACACCATGGCCCTCCAGCAAAAGAAGACGTTAACCAAGACTTCCAAAGTGAGGCCGTCTACTGGAAATACAGCCACCACGCCACAAAATCAG AGTCTGCCTTCAGAGATTGAAGTCAAATATAAGATGGCAGAGTGTTACACCATGTTAAAGCAGGACAAGGATGCTATAGCCATTTTGGATGGAATTCCTTCACGACAGAGAACCCCAAAG ATCAACATGATGTTGGCCAATTTGTACAAGAAGTCTGGTCAGGAGCGTTCAGCTGTCACAAGTTACAAGGAAGTTCTCAGGCAATGCCCGTTAGCCCTTGATGCCATCCTAG GTTTGCTGTCTCTATCTGTAAAAGGTGCTGAAGTCGCATCCATGACTCTCAATGTCATCCAGAGTATTCCCAACTTAGACTGGCTTTCTGCTTGGATCAAAGCATATGCTTTTGTTCACACTGGAGACAACACAAGAGCTATTAATACAATCTG TTCTCTCGAAAAGAAATCTTTACTGCGAGACAACGTGGATTTGCTTGGAAGTTTGGCGGACCTCTATTTTCGAGTGGGCGATAATAAAAATGCTATTCTGAAGTTTGAACAGGCACAGATGTTAGATCCCTATCTCATCAAAG GGATGGATATTTATGGATACCTGCTTGCCAGAGAAGGACGGTTAGAGGACGTAGAAAATCTTGGTTGTCGACTGTTCAATATATCGGATCAACATGCAGAGCCGTGGGTGGTCTCGGG GTGTCACAGCTTTTATACCAAGAGACATTCCAGAGCCTTGTATTTGGGAGCCAAAGCTATCCAGTTAAACAGTAATAGTGTCCAAGCTTTGCTTCTGAAGGGGGCAGCCCTGAGGAACATGGGAAGGGTACAAGAGGCAATTATCCACTTTCGGGAAGCAATCAGGCTGGCCCCCTGCCGCTTAGATTGTTGTGAAG GTCTCATAGAATGTTACTTGGCGTCCAACAGCGTTCGGGAAGCCATGGTAATGGCCAACAATGTGTACAAAACCTTAGGAGCCAATGCACAGACCCTGACTTTGCTGGCAACAGTGTGTCTGGAAGATCCAGTGACCCAAGAGAAAGCGAAAACCCTTTTGGACAAAGCTCTTTTACAAAGACCGGATTATATAAAGGCAGTGGTGAAGAAAGCAGAGCTGCTCA GTCGAGAACAAAAGCACGAAGAAGGAATTGCCCTTCTGAGAAACACTCTTGCCAATCAGAGTGACTGTGTCTTGCATCGCATGCTGGGAGACTTTCTTGTGGCTGTGAATGAGTTTCAGGAAGCGATGGATCAGTACAGCATCGCCCTAAG CTTGGATCCTAATGACCAGAAGTCCCTTGAAGGAATgcagaaaatggaaaaagaagaaagccCAACAGATGCCACTCAGGAAGAAGATGTGGATGACATGGAAGGGAGTGGAGAAGACGGAGACCTAGAGGGTAGTGACAGCGAAGCTGCCCAGTGGGCAGATCAGGAGCAGTGGTTTGGAATGCAGTGA
- the FAM216A gene encoding protein FAM216A: protein MSRPITTTGQPLGKKGLESRSADQDHKNQMHTVDDTNVCETRNTTKGSTGSKNWSETSQVNTVHIPSSMRNKTFLQHPGLTIGQKRYLCSIAKVYSTSHMNTLIHQYLDPKTAHGSANNIRRYDSKENK, encoded by the exons ATGAGCAGACCGATCACTACTACGGGGCAGCCGCTCGGTAAGAAAGGACTTGAGAGCAG gtCAGCTGACCAAGATCACAAGAACCAAATGCACA CGGTAGATGATACTAACGTTTGTGAAACAAGGAACACAACCAAAGGGAGTACAGGATCCAAGAATTGGTCTGAAACGTCACAGGTTAATACTGTCCACATTCCCAGCTCTATGAGAAATAAGACATTTCTTCAG cacCCTGGCCTTACTATCGGCCAGAAACGGTATTTATGTAGCATTGCCAAGGTCTACAGCACCAGCCACATGAATACACTGATTCATCAATACCTGGATCCAAAGACCGCGCATG gctCTGCAAATAACATTAGGCGATACGACtcaaaggaaaacaaatga